In one window of Kitasatospora sp. MMS16-BH015 DNA:
- a CDS encoding DEAD/DEAH box helicase: MPPSQRPPEALLTALSAGRARADRLTHTEHLPAREARYAFWPPGIRSEVIAAAHELGVTQPWAHQSEAMQLAETGQTVVIATGTASGKSLGYLAPVLSALLTGTEAPNGRGATALYLAPTKALAADQRRRAAELVPGRVRAALYDGDTPPEEREWVRQYASYVLTNPDMLHRGILPAHPRWASFLKALKYVVIDECHTYRGVFGSHVAQVLRRLRRLCARYGSSPTFLLASATTADPATTAQRLTGLPAVAVTEDASPRGPLVFALWEPPLTENVGEHGAPVRRTATAEAGYLLTELVERGTRTVVFVRSRRAAELVALQAQDQLGSPLAARVAAYRGGYLAEERRSIERDLHSGRLLGLASTSALELGVDVSGLDAVLMAGYPGTRASLWQQAGRAGREAQGALAVLIARDDPLDTYLVHHPEALFATPVEATVLDPDNPHVLAPHLCAAAAELPLTDEDLTLFGASTAQLLPVLEQHGLLRRRSDGSWYWTRRERAADAVDLRGSGGSPVQIVEAETGRLLGTVDAAAAHTTVHDGAVHIHQGRTYLVQHLDLETSVALVQRADPPYTTSARDITSISVLTTDATVAWGEAQLSFGSVEVVNQVVGYLRKRIATGEIMGESKLDLPPRTLRTRAVWWSVTEDQLLDANIPYDQLPGAAHAAEHASIGLLPLFATCDRWDIGGVSVPLHPDTQLPTVFVYDGHSGGAGFAERGFQRAEQWLAATRDAIAACECARGCPSCVQSPKCGNGNDPLDKAAAVRLLNVLLAGAPGSGGPTDAGSGLATDAGSGSAAEAGGKPTDAGSESTEAGGGSAEAGIEATIDAAGRETADHEEG; encoded by the coding sequence ATGCCGCCCAGCCAACGCCCGCCCGAGGCCCTGCTCACCGCGCTGTCCGCGGGCAGGGCTCGCGCCGACCGTCTCACTCATACGGAGCACCTTCCCGCCCGCGAGGCTCGATATGCCTTCTGGCCTCCCGGGATCCGCTCCGAGGTGATCGCGGCCGCCCACGAGCTGGGCGTGACGCAGCCGTGGGCACATCAGTCCGAAGCAATGCAACTGGCTGAAACCGGTCAAACTGTGGTGATTGCCACAGGCACCGCCTCGGGCAAGTCGCTGGGCTACCTCGCCCCGGTGCTGAGCGCACTGCTGACCGGTACCGAGGCGCCCAACGGGCGGGGCGCGACCGCGCTCTACCTAGCGCCGACCAAGGCACTGGCCGCCGACCAGCGCCGCCGGGCCGCCGAACTCGTCCCCGGCCGGGTCCGTGCCGCGCTGTACGACGGCGACACCCCGCCGGAGGAGCGGGAGTGGGTCCGGCAGTACGCCTCGTACGTGCTCACCAACCCGGACATGCTGCACCGGGGCATCCTCCCCGCCCACCCGCGCTGGGCCTCCTTCCTCAAAGCACTCAAGTACGTGGTCATCGACGAGTGCCACACCTACCGGGGAGTGTTCGGCTCCCACGTCGCGCAGGTGCTGCGGCGGCTCCGCCGGCTCTGCGCTCGGTACGGCTCGAGCCCGACCTTCCTGCTTGCCTCGGCCACCACGGCCGACCCGGCCACCACGGCGCAGCGGCTGACCGGGCTGCCCGCGGTGGCGGTCACGGAGGACGCCTCCCCGCGCGGCCCGCTGGTCTTCGCGCTCTGGGAGCCTCCGCTCACCGAGAACGTCGGCGAACACGGCGCACCGGTCCGCCGGACGGCCACGGCCGAAGCCGGCTACCTGTTGACCGAACTGGTCGAACGGGGCACCCGCACCGTTGTCTTCGTCCGGTCCCGGCGGGCGGCCGAACTCGTCGCCCTCCAGGCCCAGGACCAACTCGGCTCGCCGCTCGCCGCCCGGGTCGCCGCGTACCGGGGCGGATATCTGGCCGAGGAACGACGGTCGATCGAGCGCGACCTGCACTCCGGGCGGCTGCTAGGGCTCGCCTCCACCTCGGCGCTGGAGCTCGGCGTGGACGTCTCGGGACTCGACGCCGTCCTGATGGCCGGCTACCCGGGGACCCGCGCCTCGCTCTGGCAGCAGGCAGGCCGGGCCGGGCGGGAGGCCCAGGGTGCGCTGGCGGTACTGATCGCCCGGGACGACCCACTGGACACCTACCTGGTGCACCACCCGGAGGCACTGTTCGCGACCCCCGTCGAAGCGACCGTGCTCGACCCCGACAACCCGCACGTCCTTGCTCCGCACCTGTGCGCCGCGGCTGCCGAACTCCCCCTGACCGATGAGGACCTGACGCTCTTCGGCGCTTCCACGGCGCAGCTGCTGCCCGTCCTGGAGCAGCACGGCCTGCTGCGCCGCCGCAGCGACGGCTCCTGGTACTGGACCCGTCGCGAGCGGGCCGCCGACGCGGTGGACCTGCGGGGCAGTGGCGGGAGTCCGGTGCAGATCGTCGAGGCGGAGACCGGCCGGCTGCTGGGCACGGTCGACGCCGCAGCCGCGCACACCACCGTGCACGACGGTGCCGTCCACATCCACCAGGGGCGGACCTACCTCGTCCAACACCTGGACCTGGAGACCTCGGTCGCCCTGGTCCAGCGGGCCGACCCGCCCTACACCACCTCTGCCCGCGACATCACCTCCATCTCGGTGCTCACCACGGACGCGACCGTCGCCTGGGGCGAGGCGCAGTTGAGCTTCGGCTCGGTGGAGGTCGTCAACCAGGTGGTCGGGTATCTCCGGAAGCGGATCGCCACCGGCGAGATCATGGGCGAGAGCAAGCTCGACCTGCCGCCCCGGACCCTGCGGACCCGAGCCGTCTGGTGGTCCGTCACCGAGGACCAACTGCTCGACGCGAACATCCCGTACGACCAACTGCCCGGCGCCGCGCACGCGGCCGAGCACGCCTCGATCGGCCTGCTGCCGCTCTTCGCCACCTGCGACCGCTGGGACATCGGCGGGGTCTCGGTGCCACTGCATCCCGACACCCAGCTGCCGACGGTCTTCGTCTACGACGGACACTCGGGCGGCGCCGGCTTCGCCGAACGCGGCTTCCAGCGGGCCGAACAGTGGCTGGCCGCGACTCGGGACGCCATCGCCGCCTGCGAGTGTGCCCGCGGCTGCCCCTCCTGCGTGCAGTCGCCCAAGTGCGGCAACGGGAACGACCCGCTGGACAAGGCCGCTGCGGTCCGGCTGCTCAACGTGCTCCTCGCGGGTGCGCCCGGCAGCGGGGGGCCGACCGATGCCGGGAGCGGGTTGGCAACTGACGCCGGGAGCGGGTCGGCGGCTGAGGCTGGGGGTAAGCCGACTGACGCTGGGAGTGAGTCGACTGAAGCCGGGGGTGGGTCGGCTGAAGCCGGAATCGAGGCGACGATCGATGCCGCGGGCCGGGAGACGGCTGACCACGAGGAAGGGTGA
- a CDS encoding STAS domain-containing protein codes for MDLSLSTHNIDDRTVVEVGGEIDVYTAPKLREQLVELVNDGNYHLIVDMEGVDFLDSTGLGVLVGGLKRVRAHEGSLRLVCNQERILKIFRITGLTKVFPIHNSVEEAVAATD; via the coding sequence GTGGACCTGTCCCTGTCGACCCACAACATCGACGACCGCACGGTTGTCGAGGTCGGTGGCGAGATCGATGTGTACACCGCCCCCAAGCTGCGGGAGCAGCTGGTCGAGCTCGTCAACGACGGCAACTACCACCTGATCGTCGACATGGAGGGCGTGGACTTCCTCGACTCGACCGGGCTGGGTGTCCTGGTTGGCGGTCTCAAGCGGGTGCGTGCGCACGAGGGTTCGCTGCGTCTGGTGTGCAACCAGGAGCGCATCCTGAAGATCTTCCGGATCACCGGCCTGACCAAGGTCTTCCCGATCCACAACTCGGTCGAGGAAGCCGTCGCGGCGACTGACTGA
- a CDS encoding TadE family type IV pilus minor pilin — protein MALPALVLLAAMLVWGVVAAAGQIRCVDAARVGARAAARGDPDAVALALQAAPAGASVELAEEGGTVRVTVEAPCLGPGRLGSVLSLTLTATAAAQREDEIAPLASPYQRAVSARIW, from the coding sequence GTGGCGCTCCCCGCCTTGGTGCTGCTCGCCGCGATGCTGGTCTGGGGAGTGGTCGCGGCAGCCGGGCAGATCCGGTGCGTCGACGCGGCCCGGGTGGGGGCTCGGGCCGCGGCCAGGGGCGACCCGGACGCGGTCGCCCTGGCACTGCAGGCCGCACCTGCCGGGGCGAGCGTCGAGCTGGCCGAGGAGGGCGGGACGGTCCGGGTGACGGTCGAGGCGCCGTGTCTCGGACCGGGCCGTCTCGGCTCGGTGCTGTCACTCACCTTGACCGCCACGGCGGCAGCACAACGTGAGGACGAGATCGCTCCCCTCGCCAGTCCGTACCAGCGCGCGGTGTCCGCGCGGATCTGGTGA
- a CDS encoding DUF4244 domain-containing protein, which produces MRAKRAFAQLAYGDAGMATAEYAIGTVAACAFAAILYKVVTSGTVSGALSDLLNRALHAV; this is translated from the coding sequence GTGCGGGCCAAGCGCGCCTTCGCCCAGCTCGCCTACGGCGACGCGGGCATGGCCACCGCGGAGTACGCCATCGGTACGGTCGCAGCCTGTGCCTTCGCCGCGATCCTCTACAAGGTCGTGACAAGCGGGACGGTCTCGGGTGCCCTGTCGGACCTGTTGAACCGGGCGCTCCATGCGGTCTGA
- a CDS encoding cyclophilin-like fold protein, protein MRIRILWPAGQATATLRATPTAERLWQALPIRSSASTWGDEVYFETPVSVSREEDAQQVVAPGTVAFWTDGDSLALPFGPTPISRGDECRLASPCNVLGELDGDPLVLRTVRGGDPISVERA, encoded by the coding sequence ATGCGGATACGCATCCTGTGGCCCGCCGGACAGGCGACGGCCACCCTTCGCGCCACCCCCACCGCCGAGCGGCTCTGGCAGGCCTTGCCGATCCGCTCCTCGGCGAGCACCTGGGGCGACGAGGTCTACTTCGAGACCCCGGTCAGCGTGTCGCGCGAGGAGGACGCCCAGCAGGTGGTGGCCCCGGGGACGGTCGCGTTCTGGACCGACGGCGACAGCCTGGCGCTCCCCTTCGGCCCCACGCCGATTTCCCGCGGTGACGAGTGCCGGCTGGCCAGCCCGTGCAACGTCCTCGGCGAGTTGGACGGTGACCCACTGGTGCTGAGGACCGTCCGGGGCGGAGATCCGATCAGTGTGGAGCGGGCCTGA
- a CDS encoding ATP-binding protein, with amino-acid sequence MATVELRFSALPEHVRTARLVAAAVARRAGVDESVLDEVRLAVGEACSRAVSLHQRVGVEGAVRVALTDQEKRFLIEVEDEAGPIGLPVAGAADGDDADEDALGLAVITALVEEVEVTSGAEGGLIRMSWPVLVSSDDD; translated from the coding sequence ATGGCAACCGTCGAACTTCGATTCAGCGCCCTTCCTGAGCACGTGCGCACGGCGCGGCTGGTGGCCGCAGCGGTGGCGCGCCGCGCCGGGGTGGACGAGTCGGTGCTCGACGAGGTGCGGCTCGCGGTCGGCGAGGCGTGCTCGCGGGCGGTGAGCCTGCATCAGCGGGTCGGCGTGGAAGGCGCGGTGCGCGTCGCGCTGACCGACCAGGAGAAGCGTTTCCTCATCGAGGTCGAGGACGAGGCGGGCCCGATCGGACTCCCGGTCGCCGGTGCGGCGGACGGTGACGACGCGGACGAGGACGCGCTCGGCCTCGCCGTGATCACCGCCCTGGTCGAGGAGGTCGAGGTCACCAGCGGCGCCGAAGGCGGCCTGATCCGGATGAGCTGGCCGGTCCTGGTGTCCTCGGACGACGACTGA